A portion of the Halobacillus ihumii genome contains these proteins:
- a CDS encoding histidine phosphatase family protein codes for MTTLGLIRHGSTPWNKEKRAQGNSDIPLDQEGREDAYKLAERLQDEEWGLVYSSPLLRAKQTAEIIAEQLSIQEIFFDQRIKEVSGGQIEGTIEEERIEKWGVNWRDLELGIEKQPDVLKRGRSFVNDVVTNHPNKRVLIVSHGGFIGHLVQGLDEGFKKVESLNNTSVTIVNKLEEKWICDLYNCTKHLA; via the coding sequence ATGACCACACTTGGGTTGATTAGACATGGAAGCACACCGTGGAATAAGGAGAAAAGAGCACAGGGAAATTCGGATATTCCACTCGATCAAGAAGGAAGAGAGGACGCATATAAACTAGCTGAACGATTGCAGGATGAAGAATGGGGCCTTGTTTATTCAAGCCCCTTGTTAAGAGCCAAACAGACTGCAGAAATTATAGCTGAACAATTATCTATTCAAGAGATTTTTTTCGATCAGAGAATTAAAGAAGTATCAGGCGGACAAATTGAAGGGACAATTGAAGAAGAAAGAATAGAGAAGTGGGGAGTAAACTGGCGTGACCTTGAGTTAGGAATAGAAAAGCAGCCTGATGTACTAAAACGAGGAAGGTCATTTGTAAACGATGTAGTTACCAACCATCCAAATAAACGTGTGCTGATCGTAAGTCATGGTGGTTTTATTGGACACCTTGTTCAAGGGTTGGACGAAGGTTTTAAAAAGGTTGAGAGTTTAAACAACACTTCTGTTACGATTGTCAATAAATTAGAGGAAAAATGGATCTGTGACCTCTATAATTGCACGAAACATTTGGCTTGA
- the ilvD gene encoding dihydroxy-acid dehydratase has product MAEKKDLRIRSKVISEGVNRVPNRSMLRAVGFEDEDFQKPMIGVASTWSEVTPCNIHIDDLAKEAKQGAADNGGAPMIFNTITVSDGIAMGHEGMHYSLPSREIIADSIETVTNAERLDGVVAIGGCDKTTPGCLMALGRLNIPSVYVYGGTIQPGKLDGKDIDIVSSFEAVGQYHEGTIDDDQLHKVECHACPGAGACGGMYTANTMASAVEALGMSIPGSSSTPAVNDYKEQECKQAGELVIELLEKGIYPRDIMTKKAFENAVTVVMALGGSTNAFLHLTAMAHSAGVDLSLDDFERIRLEVPHIADMKPSGKYVMQDLYESGGVPAVMKLLHEQGLLHGDCLTVTGKTVAENLEEADPLKEGQQVIVPFDEPIKPNGPLVLLKGNLAPEGAVAKMSGQKISRFEGPARVFDGEAEATTAIVEDQVKEGDVVVIRNVGPKGGPGMPEMLSITSMIVGKGLGGKVALLTDGRFSGGSHGFVIGHVAPEAFVGGPVGLLKEGDTIMIDSETQQINFDVTDEELENRKQEWVQPELRHKTGVLAKYARLVSSASKGAVTDHDLD; this is encoded by the coding sequence ATGGCTGAGAAAAAGGATTTACGTATTCGCAGTAAAGTAATCAGTGAAGGTGTGAACAGGGTTCCGAACCGTTCGATGCTACGTGCGGTTGGTTTTGAAGATGAAGATTTTCAGAAGCCAATGATTGGTGTTGCCAGTACATGGAGTGAGGTAACTCCTTGTAATATACATATTGATGACCTGGCAAAAGAAGCAAAGCAGGGAGCAGCCGACAACGGCGGAGCTCCGATGATTTTTAATACGATTACAGTTTCAGACGGCATTGCTATGGGGCATGAAGGGATGCATTATTCTCTGCCAAGCCGTGAAATCATTGCAGATTCTATTGAGACGGTTACGAATGCAGAACGGTTAGATGGTGTGGTTGCCATTGGCGGGTGTGATAAAACGACGCCTGGATGTCTTATGGCGCTTGGCCGCTTAAATATTCCTTCCGTTTATGTTTATGGCGGTACTATTCAGCCGGGTAAGCTGGACGGTAAGGATATCGATATCGTGTCTTCATTTGAAGCAGTGGGTCAGTATCATGAGGGAACAATTGATGATGATCAACTGCATAAGGTGGAGTGTCATGCCTGTCCGGGAGCAGGAGCTTGTGGTGGTATGTACACAGCCAATACGATGGCCTCTGCTGTAGAAGCGCTTGGAATGAGCATCCCTGGTTCGTCTTCTACCCCAGCGGTAAATGATTATAAAGAACAAGAATGTAAGCAAGCAGGCGAACTTGTCATTGAATTGCTTGAAAAGGGAATTTACCCTCGAGATATCATGACGAAGAAAGCTTTTGAAAATGCGGTCACTGTTGTGATGGCGCTAGGCGGGTCAACGAATGCGTTCTTGCATTTAACAGCCATGGCGCATTCAGCCGGCGTTGATCTCTCCCTCGATGATTTTGAACGAATTCGTCTGGAGGTTCCGCACATTGCTGATATGAAACCAAGCGGAAAATACGTAATGCAGGATCTATATGAAAGTGGCGGAGTACCTGCAGTCATGAAGCTGCTGCACGAACAAGGACTGCTGCATGGCGATTGCCTAACCGTAACAGGAAAGACAGTTGCAGAGAACCTTGAAGAAGCAGATCCGTTAAAAGAGGGACAGCAAGTCATCGTGCCATTTGATGAGCCTATAAAACCGAATGGCCCCCTTGTATTATTAAAGGGTAATCTTGCACCAGAAGGAGCAGTAGCCAAAATGTCCGGGCAGAAAATCAGCCGCTTTGAAGGACCCGCACGAGTTTTTGATGGTGAGGCAGAGGCGACAACTGCCATCGTGGAAGACCAAGTGAAAGAAGGCGATGTGGTTGTCATTAGAAATGTAGGTCCAAAAGGCGGTCCTGGAATGCCGGAGATGCTTTCAATCACCTCCATGATTGTCGGGAAAGGTCTTGGAGGTAAAGTGGCTCTATTGACGGACGGACGCTTTTCTGGAGGTTCACACGGGTTTGTAATTGGACATGTTGCCCCTGAAGCGTTCGTTGGCGGCCCGGTAGGCCTGCTTAAAGAAGGCGATACGATTATGATTGATAGTGAAACACAACAGATTAATTTTGACGTAACAGACGAAGAGTTAGAAAACCGTAAGCAAGAATGGGTACAACCTGAGCTGCGACATAAGACAGGTGTACTTGCGAAATATGCTCGACTCGTGTCTTCGGCTTCAAAAGGTGCCGTTACGGATCATGATTTAGACTGA
- the glpK gene encoding glycerol kinase GlpK: MSDTFILSLDQGTTSSRAILFNQKGEIVETGQQEFEQFFPQPGWVEHDANEIWTSVLACVAEVLRKADVEPDQIAGIGITNQRETTVVWDKHTGKPIYKAIVWQSRQTEGICKDLREKGHNELFKEKTGLLLDPYFSGTKVKWILDHVEGAREKAEKGDLLFGTMDTWLVYKLSGGKTHITDYSNASRTLLFNIYDLKWDDELLEILDIPKTMLPEVKQSSEVYAKTVDYHFFGHEVPIAGIAGDQQAALFGQACFDKGMAKNTYGTGCFMLMNTGEEGVTSKHGLLTTLAWGVDGKVEYALEGSIFVAGSAIQWLRDGLQLIENAPQSEDFATEVDTTEGVYFVPAFVGLGTPYWDSDARGAVFGLTRGTTKDHFVRATLESLAYQTKDVLDAMIADSEIDVSTLRVDGGAVKNDFLMQFQSDILGVPVERPVVQETTALGAAYLAGLAVGYWKNKEDIAKQWRNDQTFAETMEVEKREQLYSGWKKAVAATREFK, encoded by the coding sequence ATGAGTGACACATTCATTTTATCGTTAGATCAGGGTACGACAAGTTCACGAGCCATTTTATTTAATCAAAAAGGAGAAATTGTTGAAACAGGTCAACAGGAGTTTGAGCAATTTTTCCCTCAACCAGGCTGGGTGGAGCATGACGCAAATGAGATTTGGACATCGGTTCTTGCCTGTGTGGCGGAAGTTCTTAGAAAGGCCGACGTTGAGCCTGATCAAATAGCTGGAATCGGTATCACAAATCAACGAGAAACGACGGTAGTTTGGGATAAACATACTGGAAAACCAATTTATAAAGCGATCGTTTGGCAATCCCGTCAAACGGAAGGCATTTGTAAGGATCTGCGCGAAAAAGGACATAATGAGCTTTTTAAAGAAAAAACAGGGCTATTGTTGGATCCATACTTTTCAGGAACAAAGGTGAAATGGATTCTGGACCATGTCGAAGGGGCCCGCGAAAAAGCAGAAAAAGGTGATCTGCTGTTTGGAACTATGGACACATGGCTCGTCTATAAGTTGTCTGGCGGAAAGACCCATATTACAGATTATTCAAATGCTTCCAGGACGTTACTTTTCAATATTTATGATCTGAAGTGGGATGATGAATTATTAGAAATTCTGGACATTCCAAAAACAATGCTCCCAGAGGTGAAACAATCTTCAGAAGTGTATGCGAAGACAGTTGATTATCATTTCTTCGGGCATGAGGTTCCGATCGCTGGAATTGCTGGAGACCAGCAAGCTGCCCTGTTTGGTCAGGCTTGTTTTGACAAGGGAATGGCTAAAAACACTTACGGCACGGGTTGCTTTATGTTGATGAATACTGGAGAAGAAGGGGTAACTTCTAAGCATGGGTTACTGACAACGTTGGCGTGGGGAGTTGACGGAAAAGTAGAATATGCGCTTGAAGGAAGTATCTTTGTAGCTGGTTCAGCTATTCAATGGCTCCGTGATGGTTTGCAACTGATTGAAAATGCGCCGCAAAGTGAAGACTTCGCGACAGAGGTTGACACTACGGAGGGGGTTTACTTCGTTCCAGCCTTTGTTGGTTTAGGGACACCTTACTGGGATAGTGATGCCCGGGGAGCTGTGTTTGGATTAACTCGAGGAACGACCAAGGACCATTTCGTTCGGGCAACATTAGAATCGCTTGCCTATCAAACGAAAGATGTTCTCGATGCTATGATTGCTGATTCAGAAATTGATGTAAGCACATTACGTGTGGATGGCGGTGCTGTAAAAAATGACTTCTTAATGCAGTTTCAGAGTGACATTCTCGGTGTGCCTGTAGAGAGGCCCGTGGTTCAGGAAACAACAGCATTAGGAGCAGCTTATCTTGCTGGATTGGCCGTCGGATATTGGAAGAATAAAGAGGATATCGCAAAACAATGGAGGAATGACCAGACATTCGCTGAAACCATGGAAGTTGAAAAACGAGAGCAATTGTACAGCGGCTGGAAAAAGGCCGTAGCTGCTACCAGAGAGTTTAAGTAG
- a CDS encoding MIP/aquaporin family protein, with translation MSEFVAEVLGTMILIILGGGVVGGVVLKGTKAEGAGWVVITIGWGLAVAMGVYAVGNFTGAHINPAVTLGFAAAGEFPWSKVPLYISAQMLGAFIGAVIVFFNYLPHWKETKDQAAKLGVFATDPAIRSPFSNLVSEIVGTFVLLMGLMFIGANDFTEGLNPLIVGALIVAIGMSLGGATGYAINPARDLGPRIAHALLPIPGKGGSDWSYAWIPVVGPILGGIYGAVFYRALFLGEFTPLFWVLSVIMAFILFGAARAELKKGETAADKIEEKIV, from the coding sequence ATGTCTGAATTTGTTGCTGAAGTACTGGGCACGATGATTCTGATTATTTTGGGCGGCGGAGTAGTCGGTGGAGTCGTGTTGAAAGGCACCAAAGCAGAAGGTGCCGGCTGGGTTGTGATTACGATCGGCTGGGGGCTGGCTGTAGCTATGGGTGTTTATGCAGTTGGTAATTTTACAGGAGCGCATATTAATCCTGCTGTCACACTAGGCTTTGCAGCAGCTGGAGAATTCCCTTGGTCGAAAGTGCCGTTATACATTAGTGCGCAAATGCTTGGTGCTTTTATCGGCGCTGTAATTGTATTCTTTAATTATTTGCCACATTGGAAAGAGACAAAAGATCAGGCAGCAAAACTGGGTGTATTTGCGACAGACCCGGCTATTCGCAGTCCGTTTTCTAATTTAGTTAGTGAAATAGTGGGTACATTTGTCCTGTTGATGGGATTGATGTTTATTGGTGCTAATGATTTTACAGAGGGCTTGAATCCATTGATTGTTGGGGCTTTAATTGTAGCGATTGGAATGTCCTTAGGGGGAGCCACTGGGTATGCGATCAATCCTGCCCGTGACCTTGGCCCGAGAATCGCGCATGCGCTGCTGCCGATACCAGGGAAGGGAGGATCTGATTGGAGTTATGCATGGATCCCTGTTGTAGGTCCCATTTTAGGCGGAATCTATGGTGCTGTCTTTTACCGGGCCTTGTTCCTAGGAGAATTCACGCCATTATTTTGGGTGTTAAGTGTGATCATGGCCTTCATTTTATTCGGTGCAGCGAGAGCAGAGTTGAAGAAAGGTGAAACCGCTGCAGATAAAATTGAGGAAAAGATAGTCTAA
- the murB gene encoding UDP-N-acetylmuramate dehydrogenase produces the protein MFNKQKTYDKLLELVKAENIKPEENLRNHLYTKLGGKADFFITPTTYEEIQKVVKFSNEEDIPFTLLGNGSNLIIKDGGIRGIVINLKHLDDISTEENTLVAQSGARIIDASLFAMKQRLSGLEFACGIPGTVGGALYMNAGAYGGEIKDVLDYAYVVDKNGDIVKRLATELDLDYRTSNIPDNGDIVIEATFNLKPAKYEDIKAVVDDLTYKRESKQPLEYPSCGSVFKRPPGYFAGKLIQDSRLQGTNIGGAEVSTKHAGFIINKNNATTTDYISLIEHVQQTVKDKFGVELEREVRIIGEDKE, from the coding sequence ATGTTTAATAAACAAAAAACGTACGATAAATTATTAGAGCTTGTAAAGGCAGAAAACATAAAACCAGAAGAAAACTTAAGGAACCATCTCTACACAAAACTTGGCGGAAAAGCCGATTTCTTTATCACGCCGACAACTTATGAGGAAATTCAAAAAGTTGTAAAATTCTCTAATGAAGAGGATATCCCCTTCACACTGCTTGGCAACGGATCAAATTTAATTATTAAAGACGGTGGTATCCGCGGAATCGTCATCAACCTCAAGCACCTTGATGACATTTCTACAGAAGAAAATACGCTGGTAGCTCAAAGTGGTGCTCGCATTATCGATGCCTCATTATTTGCCATGAAACAACGTTTATCTGGCCTTGAATTCGCCTGCGGAATCCCTGGGACAGTTGGGGGAGCTCTTTACATGAATGCAGGGGCATACGGTGGAGAAATTAAAGATGTCCTGGACTACGCTTATGTTGTAGATAAGAACGGAGATATTGTGAAGCGGCTGGCTACAGAATTAGATCTGGACTATCGCACCAGTAACATACCAGACAATGGGGACATTGTAATTGAGGCGACTTTTAACTTGAAACCTGCGAAATATGAGGACATTAAGGCTGTAGTCGATGACCTCACTTATAAACGGGAATCTAAACAGCCACTGGAATACCCGTCTTGCGGCAGTGTCTTTAAACGCCCGCCTGGATACTTTGCAGGCAAACTTATTCAAGATAGCAGGCTCCAGGGAACGAACATTGGCGGGGCTGAAGTTTCTACGAAGCATGCCGGTTTTATCATCAATAAAAATAATGCAACAACAACAGATTATATTTCTTTGATCGAACATGTACAACAAACAGTCAAAGATAAATTTGGTGTTGAACTTGAACGAGAAGTAAGAATTATTGGAGAAGATAAAGAATAA
- a CDS encoding DUF2512 family protein, with product MTSFLVKIVTLPIVLILAMYCLAGVDYGSIWQPIIVSIVLLAVGLVMEYMLLNDQGSLWRSTLLDFITSFLIIWALSNIFMGAEVTFTGALITSLVIGVCEYFLHKYLIGSRKTAKSPA from the coding sequence ATGACAAGCTTTTTAGTCAAAATCGTTACCCTTCCGATTGTACTCATCTTAGCTATGTATTGTTTAGCCGGTGTCGATTATGGCTCAATATGGCAGCCTATCATAGTTTCCATCGTTCTGTTAGCAGTAGGATTAGTTATGGAATATATGCTGCTTAACGACCAGGGTTCATTATGGAGAAGTACTCTGTTAGATTTCATAACATCCTTCCTCATTATTTGGGCATTATCCAATATATTTATGGGGGCAGAGGTTACGTTTACAGGGGCCCTCATTACTTCCTTAGTCATCGGAGTGTGTGAGTATTTTCTTCACAAATATCTTATCGGTTCCCGAAAAACAGCTAAATCACCAGCATAA
- a CDS encoding DUF2935 domain-containing protein, whose product MTDFQQTAKFEHGFWLQVLGDHARFIHDSLAPEEKEEIKMAKHFIQVFDHLLARVPEGDFIELSKQADEAGKRLREFKLHIIELHLIGKIKIGLGPTFINHMVNELEEYLRILTYLKKGEVPPVFHELHHHLLWLLDAAGHAGAISDNMDRIEKKIKSKSDHFTKDFEDFYLKAVEMTGFLRTNLSSFPALERFNHNVSLEMKLFSNFLNEIEELELSKEALGTFAPLMADHMMREECYYLIKLSESTELQRPECDPTKPRLQA is encoded by the coding sequence ATGACGGATTTTCAACAAACAGCTAAATTTGAGCATGGATTTTGGCTGCAAGTGTTAGGGGACCACGCTCGCTTTATTCATGACTCACTTGCACCAGAAGAAAAAGAAGAAATCAAAATGGCTAAACATTTCATTCAAGTATTTGATCATCTTCTGGCAAGGGTTCCAGAAGGAGACTTTATAGAATTAAGTAAACAGGCTGATGAAGCGGGCAAGAGGCTAAGGGAGTTTAAGCTTCATATTATTGAGCTGCATCTGATAGGGAAGATTAAGATAGGGTTGGGTCCAACCTTCATCAATCATATGGTGAATGAATTGGAGGAGTATTTACGGATCTTGACTTATTTGAAAAAAGGAGAAGTACCACCTGTGTTTCATGAACTGCATCACCATTTACTTTGGCTGTTAGATGCAGCGGGTCATGCAGGAGCCATCTCAGATAATATGGATCGAATTGAAAAGAAGATCAAATCAAAAAGTGATCACTTTACTAAAGATTTTGAAGATTTCTACTTAAAGGCCGTTGAAATGACGGGATTCCTACGAACAAATCTTTCCTCTTTTCCAGCACTAGAAAGATTTAATCATAATGTCTCCCTTGAAATGAAGCTTTTCAGCAATTTTCTTAATGAAATCGAAGAGTTAGAGTTAAGTAAGGAGGCGTTAGGGACATTTGCTCCTCTAATGGCTGACCATATGATGAGGGAAGAATGCTACTATTTGATCAAGCTTTCAGAATCGACCGAGCTTCAGCGGCCAGAATGCGACCCCACTAAACCTCGTCTCCAAGCATGA
- a CDS encoding alkaline phosphatase D family protein, whose amino-acid sequence MSQEKPLNQWIEQLNQESQSKNFDRRDFLQGAGKIAGLSLGLVIAQSMGGLKVDASAAKFSSYPFSLGVASGEPLSDSVVLWTRLAPEPLNGGGVPWHNIPVKWELAKDEHFRHIVQRGTEVARPELAHSVHVEVDRLQPDTVYFYRFKAGHELSQVGKTKTIPSAGASISSLTFAFASCQQYEHGYYTAYKHMAKENLDLVFHLGDYIYEYGPNEYISGTGNVRDHSGPEIKTLNDYRNRHAQYRTDQDLQSAHAAFPWVVTWDDHEVENNYADMIPENGQSVEEFVKRRVAAYQAYYEHMPLRRSSMPHGADMQLYRQFSYGDLANFFVLDTRQYRSDQANGDTSSPQTPESLDPTRTLLGEKQENWLLQNLGQSQSNWNVMAQQIFFAQRNYGASPEEPKFSMDGWDGYTPARQRITDFVKSKDMDNFIVLTGDVHANWASNLIADFNKPDSHIYGAEFVGTSITSGGNGSDKRADTDRILNLNEHIRFFNDFRGYVRCHVTPHQWKADYRVLPYVTEPGADISTRASLVYEKDQVGIREVSQHTVPQGKKSSNEVEEDRYKAHSRAHKKQVKKQKSKLPN is encoded by the coding sequence ATGTCACAAGAAAAACCATTGAATCAATGGATCGAACAGTTAAATCAGGAAAGTCAATCGAAAAACTTCGACCGACGAGATTTTCTGCAAGGGGCAGGAAAAATTGCAGGTCTTTCCCTCGGACTCGTAATCGCTCAATCGATGGGTGGATTGAAGGTTGACGCATCTGCTGCGAAATTCAGCAGCTATCCTTTTTCTCTTGGAGTTGCTTCTGGAGAGCCTTTGTCTGACAGTGTTGTACTTTGGACGAGACTTGCTCCAGAACCTCTTAATGGCGGCGGAGTTCCCTGGCACAATATTCCGGTGAAATGGGAGTTAGCTAAAGATGAGCACTTCCGCCATATTGTTCAGCGTGGCACAGAAGTAGCCAGACCAGAACTAGCTCATTCTGTCCATGTAGAAGTAGACAGACTTCAGCCAGATACCGTATATTTTTATCGTTTCAAGGCAGGTCACGAGCTTAGCCAGGTAGGTAAAACTAAAACGATACCTTCAGCTGGTGCCAGCATATCAAGTCTTACTTTTGCCTTTGCTTCTTGCCAGCAATACGAACATGGGTATTATACAGCCTACAAACATATGGCTAAAGAAAACCTCGACCTTGTCTTTCATTTGGGTGACTACATATATGAATATGGTCCAAATGAATATATATCCGGTACAGGTAACGTCAGAGACCATAGTGGTCCAGAAATTAAAACGCTGAATGATTACCGAAATCGTCATGCACAATATCGAACTGATCAGGATCTACAATCAGCACACGCTGCTTTTCCATGGGTTGTCACATGGGATGATCATGAAGTGGAAAACAACTACGCTGATATGATTCCGGAAAATGGGCAGTCCGTTGAAGAATTTGTAAAACGACGTGTCGCTGCTTATCAGGCGTATTACGAGCATATGCCGCTGAGACGGTCTTCCATGCCTCATGGTGCTGATATGCAGCTATATCGCCAATTCTCCTATGGTGATTTAGCCAATTTCTTTGTTCTGGATACACGCCAATATCGTTCTGACCAGGCAAATGGAGACACAAGTTCTCCTCAAACACCTGAATCTCTTGATCCAACACGTACCCTTCTCGGGGAGAAACAAGAGAATTGGCTGCTTCAAAATCTTGGCCAATCACAATCTAATTGGAACGTCATGGCCCAACAGATTTTCTTTGCTCAACGAAACTACGGTGCAAGTCCAGAAGAACCAAAGTTCAGCATGGATGGCTGGGACGGATACACTCCTGCCCGACAGCGAATTACCGACTTCGTGAAAAGCAAAGATATGGATAATTTTATTGTCCTAACAGGAGATGTCCATGCAAACTGGGCCTCGAACTTAATTGCTGATTTTAATAAACCTGATTCGCACATTTATGGGGCGGAATTCGTTGGGACTTCCATTACCTCAGGTGGAAACGGTTCAGATAAGCGGGCAGACACGGATCGGATTTTAAACCTAAATGAACACATTCGATTTTTTAACGATTTTCGTGGTTATGTTCGCTGCCACGTAACACCCCATCAATGGAAAGCGGACTATCGTGTTCTTCCATATGTAACAGAACCAGGAGCAGACATTTCGACGCGAGCCTCTCTCGTATATGAAAAAGATCAAGTTGGTATTAGAGAAGTATCACAACACACTGTTCCCCAAGGTAAAAAATCCTCCAATGAAGTTGAGGAGGATCGGTATAAAGCACATAGTCGTGCGCATAAAAAGCAAGTTAAAAAACAAAAGAGTAAACTTCCTAACTAA
- the smpB gene encoding SsrA-binding protein SmpB: MPRGNGKTIAQNKKARHDFFIEETFEAGIVLQGTEIKSIRASRVNLKDSFARIRNGEVYLHNLHISPYEQGNIFNHDPTRSRKLLLHRKQINQLIGQTQQKGYSLVPLKIYIKNGVAKVLIGLGKGKKKYDKREDLKRKQVNREIDRAIKDSLK, translated from the coding sequence ATGCCAAGAGGAAATGGAAAGACCATCGCGCAAAATAAAAAAGCGCGTCATGATTTTTTTATAGAAGAAACCTTTGAAGCGGGGATTGTCTTGCAAGGAACCGAAATTAAGTCGATACGGGCAAGTCGTGTAAACTTGAAAGATAGCTTCGCACGTATTCGTAACGGAGAGGTTTATTTGCATAACCTTCATATCTCCCCATATGAACAGGGCAATATTTTTAACCATGATCCTACTAGAAGCCGTAAACTTCTGCTTCATCGGAAACAAATCAACCAGCTGATTGGTCAAACCCAGCAAAAGGGATATTCTCTCGTTCCCCTGAAGATTTATATAAAAAATGGAGTAGCCAAGGTACTAATTGGCCTAGGAAAAGGGAAGAAGAAATATGATAAGCGTGAGGACCTAAAACGTAAGCAGGTTAATCGTGAAATCGACCGGGCTATTAAGGACAGTTTAAAGTAG
- a CDS encoding GNAT family N-acetyltransferase codes for MLTKGAITLNSQVMPVKKLTLHDLPAVKQMNTGIDDDYVIRVFDRLISSSTQELFGLFHEGQLVSIGGYSLFGSNQYAMIGRLRSDLTLRSKGYSTALLSQVIKELRDMPEVKWIGANTHLSNYPTRKVLEKIGLQPGQVSHYLTLTSPEKLNGHTLGKVWGEIYDIKEKLSYLLSLSDNALGLFPYECYYPLPYDQVLFTEKYLEDACMYVNPAQTRFVLIKNDQKKYQYSHVKYFWNDHYQQPGFFETIYDHWKKNKDNYGCWIDFSEEGFKQIPDLSPYEVQDPWILYGLAT; via the coding sequence ATGTTAACAAAAGGAGCGATTACATTGAACTCCCAGGTCATGCCTGTCAAAAAACTAACACTTCATGATTTACCTGCTGTAAAACAGATGAATACAGGAATCGATGATGATTATGTGATCCGTGTTTTTGACCGCTTGATTAGTTCCAGCACCCAGGAGCTATTTGGCTTATTTCACGAGGGGCAGTTGGTCTCTATTGGGGGGTACAGCTTGTTCGGGAGTAACCAATATGCCATGATTGGACGGTTAAGAAGCGACCTCACCCTTCGTTCAAAAGGGTATTCTACTGCGTTGCTTTCTCAAGTAATCAAGGAACTAAGAGATATGCCTGAAGTCAAATGGATTGGGGCAAACACTCATCTCTCAAACTACCCTACTCGGAAAGTACTTGAAAAGATAGGATTGCAGCCAGGCCAGGTAAGTCATTACTTGACCTTAACATCACCTGAGAAGTTAAACGGTCATACTCTTGGAAAAGTTTGGGGAGAAATTTATGATATAAAAGAGAAACTCTCCTACTTACTCAGTTTGTCAGATAACGCCCTTGGTTTGTTTCCTTATGAATGTTATTACCCTTTACCGTACGATCAAGTGCTTTTCACAGAGAAATACTTAGAAGATGCTTGTATGTATGTGAATCCAGCTCAAACAAGATTTGTATTAATCAAAAATGACCAAAAGAAGTATCAGTATTCTCATGTTAAATATTTTTGGAACGATCATTATCAACAGCCCGGGTTTTTTGAGACCATCTATGATCACTGGAAAAAGAATAAGGACAATTACGGCTGCTGGATCGACTTCTCAGAAGAAGGATTTAAACAAATACCTGATTTAAGCCCTTACGAAGTCCAGGACCCATGGATTCTTTACGGGTTAGCAACCTGA